Proteins from a genomic interval of Streptomyces sp. Tu6071:
- a CDS encoding MFS transporter, with protein sequence MASGYLGVLRAPYASRLLSSTLLGRLPNGVGHIAIVVHVREQGGGYALAGALAAVYGLATAAGQPLLGRAVDLRGQRAVLLPAAVLSALAMAAFAFTGITPRPLAYLLVGLAGLTTPPLEGALRALWPSVLGRADRVHTAYALEAVAQEVMFTVGPLLVTLLVALRSTTAALLVVNVLGVLGALSVVLSRPSRAWRGAAREAHWLGALRSPGLLALLGAFLFVGVALGSITVSALAYSDGAGGETAYGWIMAALGAGALVGGIAYGARVWTGRPEPRLRLLVALLALGYLPLLLTPGRWAMTGLALLAGVFLAPALACAFVAVDRHAPRGTVTEAFSWLVTTFGVGNALGTALAGPALDAGGIRAGFAVAACGGVLAALVLVVTAPALEGRTGGAVAPETTGP encoded by the coding sequence ATGGCGAGCGGATACCTGGGGGTGCTGCGCGCGCCGTACGCGAGCAGGCTGCTCTCCTCGACCCTCCTCGGGCGGCTGCCCAACGGGGTCGGGCACATCGCGATCGTCGTCCACGTGCGCGAGCAGGGCGGCGGCTACGCCCTCGCCGGTGCCCTCGCCGCCGTCTACGGGCTCGCCACCGCCGCCGGGCAGCCGCTCCTCGGGCGGGCCGTGGATCTGCGCGGGCAGCGCGCCGTACTGCTCCCCGCGGCCGTCCTCTCCGCGCTCGCCATGGCCGCCTTCGCTTTCACGGGGATCACGCCCCGTCCCCTCGCGTACCTCCTCGTCGGCCTCGCCGGACTCACCACCCCGCCGTTGGAGGGAGCGCTGCGCGCGCTGTGGCCGAGCGTCCTCGGCCGCGCGGACCGCGTGCACACCGCGTACGCCCTCGAAGCGGTGGCGCAGGAGGTGATGTTCACCGTGGGCCCGCTCCTCGTCACGCTCCTGGTCGCGCTCCGCTCGACGACGGCGGCGCTCCTCGTCGTCAACGTCCTCGGGGTGCTCGGCGCCCTCTCCGTCGTCCTCTCGCGGCCCTCGCGCGCCTGGCGCGGCGCCGCGCGCGAGGCGCACTGGCTGGGCGCGCTGCGCTCGCCCGGACTCCTCGCGCTGCTCGGCGCCTTCCTCTTCGTCGGCGTCGCGCTCGGCTCCATCACGGTCTCCGCGCTCGCCTACTCCGACGGGGCGGGCGGCGAGACGGCGTACGGGTGGATCATGGCCGCGCTCGGCGCCGGTGCCCTCGTCGGCGGGATCGCCTACGGCGCGCGGGTGTGGACCGGCCGGCCCGAGCCCCGCCTGCGGCTGCTCGTCGCGCTGCTCGCGCTCGGCTACCTGCCGCTGCTCCTGACCCCCGGCCGGTGGGCGATGACCGGCCTCGCCCTGCTCGCCGGGGTCTTCCTCGCCCCGGCGCTCGCCTGCGCCTTCGTCGCCGTGGACCGGCACGCCCCGCGCGGCACCGTGACGGAGGCGTTCTCCTGGCTCGTGACGACCTTCGGCGTCGGCAACGCGCTCGGCACCGCGCTCGCGGGCCCCGCGCTGGACGCGGGCGGCATCCGCGCCGGCTTCGCCGTGGCGGCGTGCGGCGGGGTGCTCGCGGCGCTCGTCCTCGTCGTCACCGCACCGGCCCTGGAGGGCCGTACGGGCGGGGCGGTCGCGCCCGA